Sequence from the Bos javanicus breed banteng chromosome 11, ARS-OSU_banteng_1.0, whole genome shotgun sequence genome:
TAAGTTCGAACAGCATGTGAATTTACCAAATGTGGTGCCTGATCCAGGCCTGCGTGCTCTTTAACTGAAATCTCAAATGATGCTTGGTCTTGTCATGGAGTCTTTTCACTGATGGAGGaccttctgctttttctttcagaTATAATGGTGAAGTGGGAGACATTGTAGTGGGGAGAATCACAGAGGTAAAGTCTTAGCAGATTGGTTTTCACAAAGTAAAAGTGAGCTGGTGATCTAATGAATGAGATAGTCATCCTATTACACGCAATTACACGAAAGAAGGATTCATTGTGTTTGGCTCTTACGTGACCTTTGATGAAAACAGTTTGTTTGTAAACAGTTTGATGTAAATGGTTTGTTTGTAAACAGTTGGATGTAAGTGGTTTGTCCCATCGGGGGTTATTGTTCATTTACAGTGTGAGCTCTGGCCTTGGAGTGTGTGTCCAGGTGTGGGGTTCCTTTGTTTTGTAGGTTCAACAGAAGAGGTGGAAGGTGGAGACCAACTCCAGGCTGGATTCAGTCTTGCTTCTCTCATCCATGAACCTTCCCGGAGGAGAGCTGGTAAGGATCTCCAGCTAGGACTGTGTATAGCTTGCTGGTGAGAGTGCTGGGTCCCTTGCGCCACCAGAGGACTTTGCTTTATACTGAGGCTGTCACTTGTACTCCTGTTCGTCTGCTGTGAATTTTGCTGTCTGGGGGTACACGTAGGCTTTTCACTTGGCCCAGGCCTCCCAACTCAGGCAGCAGTTGGTGTGTGGTAGAATCTGGGATGTCTGTGGGGAGATCCCAAAGGAGAGTTGAGAGAAGCTCTCTCAGATGCTTGGTGctaataattttccttttctgggtGTGTCAGTTTTGCTCAGTGAAGGTCTTGCTTGAAAAACTATGTTTACAAATCAGCTTTACGTGAATCGAATGACATTGGGTTATTCCAGACAACCATAGTACCTAAGCTGCTTGCTTTTGTAAAATGTTGTGATTCAGCCTTATCTTCAGGCCAGCATCTATTTACTGAGAGGCTCATGGTGCTTAGCTGTCTGGAGAATGCCAAGATCCAGGAGGCGTGATTCAGTTCCTGAAAGAGCTTAGACGAGCAGGGACTATGAGATAACTGGTCTAAATACCCGGCAGTCTAAGAGTAAACAAGTGTGTGATTGTACAAAAGGCGTGATTAAATTCCCCGCGAGAAGCTTATAGGAAAAATGAATGTTGAAGTTGATTCTATCCTTGAAGGATGGCTAGAATTTTAACAATGAATTCAGGAATCTGAGATAAACGGAAATGTGTGAGCAAAGATATAGTTAAGCTGGAGGTAGCCGGTCATACTGGAGCGTGGTGGGCCACCACGGCAAGTAGGTAGGCTCGATTGGGGTTTGGCAAATCACGTAAGGAGTCTGAATATTATTCAAAGAAGAGGAGCCACGGGAAGGTCTGTAAGACAGAAAGTAGTGGTCATGGCTTTGTCTTCTTTGAGTGGCACGGGTTACCTACCCTGGTGTGTGTACACTGTGGCTGCCTTCAGAGGTcttgggagaaagtgaaagaaaaagaagagatggagcaaGATCTTGGTTTAGGGTCGGACTCCCTAACGTGGCCTTCTCCTTGTGTGTTTCAGAGGCGAAGATCTGCAGAAGATGAGTTGGCCATGAGAGGTTTCTTACAGGAAGGGGACCTTATCAGTGTATCCTTCACCTTGCATTCCAGCATATTTATGTTTGCTGTGGAGCTGGGGAATGGGGCTTGGATTGTCGGTCTCTCACAGGAGAAACTTGTCATCTTGGCCTCGACCAAGAGCCAAGGCTTCTGCTGCAGcctgtctctttcttttctttttacattaaaaaaaaattgaagtatagttagttttgggggcttcccatatggtgctagtggtaaagaacttacctgctaatgtaggagacataagagacgaggattcaattcagtccttgggttgggaaggtcccctggagaaggcaatgaatatccactccagtattcttgcctggagaatcttatggacagaagagcctgacaggctacagtccagggggttgcgaagagtcagacataactgaagcgactgagcatgcatgctcacaATTAGCTTTATGTGtatagcagagtgaatcagttatatacgCACATGTATgagtatatgtatattctttttcacattgttttcctatatatattattataaaatattgagtagagttactgtgctagacagtaggttcttgtttctctgtttatgcatagcagtgtgtatatgttattcCAAGATTcctcatttatccctccccaccccatctcctcaGCCCAGGCTACGCTCCAGCTCTTCTTCagacctgctgctgctcagtcgggTTTTTGGGTCTTGTAACTTACGGTGGCTCATGCTTGAAGCCAGCTCCAAGTTTCCTGGTGATGTTAACTTTCATCCcaggaaggagaaaaggtggCGTTCATGTCAGGATATTCACGACAGCCAAGGGGGAGAGATTAGGTCACAGCAGTGTGACCTCCGAGTCCACCTACAGCTGTAGGCGGGACTGGTGGACACAGATGCGAGGGTGGAGGGAGAACCAGGGACACAGGTGATAAGAAAGTGTTTGTTCCTTCATCATCGACCAGGCTGAGGTCCAGGCAGTGTTCTCTGATGGAGCCGTCTCTCTGCACACGAGGAGTCTCAAATACGGAAAAGTAAGTTGGTCTTTGGGTGTTCTCTCTGGATGAGTGAGACTTCAAATCCATTTCCCGGTCTCCAGCTGTCTCTGGCATTCTGGCCTAAAGCACCTGGAAGTTAAGCGCTGACAGGCTGGCATTGCACGTGCTGACTCACACGGTTGTGGGCTGGTAGCATAGTAAAGCATGACGACACTCACCCTTTTTTTGCGGAGGAGATTGTTCTGGCAAAAGAGCCCCTATGACCCTGGGCCCTGGCCCCGCGGCTGTCTCTGCTCTCTCCCAAGGGGTGCGGTGGCTTTGCATGGCCTCAGCGCTGAGTTGCAGCCAAGGGAGCTCATGGACTGATGAAACACGATGGCCCCCGGCCCTTGGACAAACGTCCTGTCAAGAAAATGGATATTATTTTTAGGAAAGATGGGTTTGTCACTTGAGCCTCTAAAGGAAATTTTGTTACTTTTCTTGCTATAAGGTGACAGACATTATTgaggctatttatttttttaatgacagcaTGTTTTCCCAAACAAATGATGACTCATTAGTCTTGGCTTTGTCTGGGTGAACTTTCTCATTCCTGAGTGGAAAAGAAACCTCCCTGTCAGTGGAGTGGCTGCAGCCGCCACACCCGAACCCTTGAATCAGGAGGGGAGACAGGCGCACTGCCTGTGCTGATCTTTGTGGGCCTGGGGCCTGTAGCAGATGCGCCTTCTGCAGGATGTGGGCCTTAAGCTCACCTGCCAGGACCGGGGATGTATTTGTGCCCAGCCCTCAGCcagtccccttctccagtggcatatCTCGTGGGCAGGACAGGCGGTTGGGGTCAAGGTGGAACAGAGCAGTGCTCCTTGGCCCTCAAGAGGCTCAAGCCCACATCCTCATTGGCTCCACCCTCTCTCAGCCGTCACACCAGCCCTGGATCAGAACATGATGACGCTCGCAAAGGAGAATAAATGgtggagaagagagtgaaagtcaCCTTCTGTTGGGATGTGTAAATGACACATGTCTCTGGAAAGTGTCTTTATTTTGCATGTGCATGTCATGGCAGTTGTCACCAGCAAGGAGCCCGATTCCAGCCTCCCTAGGACACAGTCTGTACTCTGCTTTATAGTCGCCTCATTGGGGATCCTACAGTGACTTAATGTacgatatatatatttttttagctAGGTCAGGGCGTTTTGGTTCAGGTCTCCCCCTCCCTGGTGAAACGGCAGAAGACCCACTTCCATGACCTGCCGTGCGGCGCCTCAGTGATCCTGGGCAACAACGGCTTCATCTGGGTCTACCCAACCCCCGAGCACAAAGAAGACGATGCAGGGGGCTTCATCGCAAACCTGGAGGTGAGCACACTCCGCCCGCTGTTGCCCTTTTGGGATGGAGAGGCACTGAATGGGTACTGTGCTTCAGCGGCAGGGGCGGGCACTCTCTGTTTCTCCCTGCTGTGTGGCGGTAGTTAGAGCTGGTTTGCATTTCCACTGAAGTCTGCTCAAAACATCGTGCTGCCCTCTCTTGTTCTGGAGAGATGAAATCAGCGACTTTGATCTCTGTTGGCCCAGATGGCAGTTGCAGGGTAACAGCCAAAAAGCCACTGGAGGTGCCATCCTTTTTCATCTTCCTTGGAGTCAGCAGTTTGCTTGGTTTGGAGTCCCAGCGTGATCCCGCCTCAGCTGTAAGTGGGTCCTGTCATCTGCTGTAACCGTTCACTCGTTCTGGTCTTGATTCTGTTTGCCTCCCCTGGTAGCCGGTCTCCCTTGCTGATCGAGAGGTGATCTCCCGGCTCCGGAACTGCATCGTCTCACTGGCAACTCAGAGGATGATGCTCTATGACACCAGCATCCTGTACTGCTATGAAGCATCCCTTCCACATCAGGTATGCCACCCAGGGCTCCCCTTCTTGCTGATCTGTGAGCAGGCGTGGCGTGTCATCCGCTCAATGTCCCCGCCACGTACCTTCACCATGCCCATCAATGTGAACTCACCTGGTGGACACCCTTGTTGACTGGTAGAGCTTTACCCGAGATGCTAATAATATTCTCATTGTCTGATGTCCATGTGAGGGTTTGCGGGCAGTTGGCGGTGCCAGGTGGGGCTGGTTTATGacagcgaccccctggacttcATCTTGGCCATCCCAGTTTTAGCTCCCTTTCTAGTGAATGCTGGAGTAATagctttgttgttcttgttaGCTATATCCCAGAGAACTTTGCTGATTTATTAAGCTAGTTCTAGCAGATCCTTTCTTGCAATAGGTAGCCTCTGATAAACGAAAGAAGAACAGAAGGCTCGTGTTAGCCAGGCTTGGTTTCTACATTTGGGTTGGCTTGATGGTGTGCTTACTGGTTGAACAAATTACCTTTTGTCCTTTCTTTTTCAGATCAAAGACATCTTAAAGCCAGAAATAATGGAGGAAATTGTGATGGAAACACGCCAGAGGCTTTTGGAACAGGAGGGGTAAGAAGAAGCACCTGAAGGCCAGGACTGTGTGGACCCGAGCAGAGCAGTCCTTGGAGGTGGAGAATCTGACTGGCAGTCCCTGCGTGCAGCTCAGTGAAGAACCGGGAAATTCATCACTGGACCTACATCGGGCTGCCTCTGCCTTGAAGACCTGCTTTCTCCTGTTTTAATGGAAAGCGAGGGGGCAGGTGATTACTGCTGCCACCCCTTGAGTTGCCCACAGACTTCGGGTGCTACAGGTAGTTTCAGGCCCTTAAAAGCATTCCGAGTTCCAGCCGAATACACTCCTATCCTGGAATCATATGGGGAATCTTTTGTCTTGTAGTCACCGTCAACTCACCAGGCACAGTGCCCCATGAAACTGCCCCTATGTAAAACATAGCCTCCCTGATCCCCCCAGTTTGATCTCCCCAGTTGTCTGTCTTGGCCTCCATTCCCAC
This genomic interval carries:
- the EXOSC2 gene encoding exosome complex component RRP4 isoform X1, whose product is MALEMRLPVARKPLSESLGRESKKHLVVPGDTITTDTGFMRGHGTYMGEEKLIASVAGSVERVNKLICVKALKTRYNGEVGDIVVGRITEVQQKRWKVETNSRLDSVLLLSSMNLPGGELRRRSAEDELAMRGFLQEGDLISAEVQAVFSDGAVSLHTRSLKYGKLGQGVLVQVSPSLVKRQKTHFHDLPCGASVILGNNGFIWVYPTPEHKEDDAGGFIANLEPVSLADREVISRLRNCIVSLATQRMMLYDTSILYCYEASLPHQIKDILKPEIMEEIVMETRQRLLEQEG
- the EXOSC2 gene encoding exosome complex component RRP4 isoform X3 is translated as MREGPWNLYGGREAHCISGWLRGESKQVDLCKSFENQVQQKRWKVETNSRLDSVLLLSSMNLPGGELRRRSAEDELAMRGFLQEGDLISAEVQAVFSDGAVSLHTRSLKYGKLGQGVLVQVSPSLVKRQKTHFHDLPCGASVILGNNGFIWVYPTPEHKEDDAGGFIANLEPVSLADREVISRLRNCIVSLATQRMMLYDTSILYCYEASLPHQIKDILKPEIMEEIVMETRQRLLEQEG
- the EXOSC2 gene encoding exosome complex component RRP4 isoform X2 → MGEEKLIASVAGSVERVNKLICVKALKTRYNGEVGDIVVGRITEVQQKRWKVETNSRLDSVLLLSSMNLPGGELRRRSAEDELAMRGFLQEGDLISAEVQAVFSDGAVSLHTRSLKYGKLGQGVLVQVSPSLVKRQKTHFHDLPCGASVILGNNGFIWVYPTPEHKEDDAGGFIANLEPVSLADREVISRLRNCIVSLATQRMMLYDTSILYCYEASLPHQIKDILKPEIMEEIVMETRQRLLEQEG